The stretch of DNA CAAATCGAGGCGGCCCCGGTCGTCGCGGCCCAGAACTTTAACCTCTACGTTCTCGCCCTCGCGGACGTGATCGTGGATGTTCCGGACGAATGAGTGGGCGATCTGCGAGATGTGCACAAGACCAGTTTCACCGTTCTCGAACTGGATAAACGCACCGAAATCGGTGACGCGTGTGACGCGGCCTTCTGCGACCGCGCCAGAATCAAGCTGCACCAAGGTTGGACTCCTGAAAGGGCATGAGAAGCATCTTACACCAAATGGGTGAAGACCGCATTCCGATTTGGCACATCTGACCAATTGAGCGCCACGGGGCAAACTGACGCTACAGTGAGGATCATGAAGTTGCGTGGCACGCTGGGTGGATTGAACCTCTTATTGGAACCGGGCGACACCGGGACAGACGTGGCCGAGGCTTTGGCCGTCCGGGCGGAATTGCTGGCGACCAGCGTGACCATTGAAGTAGACGGTGATGCCGACCCAGAGGCGCTGGTAGCGGCGCTCTCGGCCATCCGGGCAGCAGGCGGAATGCCGGGGCGGGTGCGTGCGCCGCGTGTGACTGTGCCTGGGCCGAATGGTGCGGGGCCGAATCCCGCCACACCCACAGACTTTGGCCCCGCACAGGCCCGCACCGAAGTCGTGCCGCACAACCTGCGGGCCGGGTTCCGGGGCGAATACCGGGGCAGCGTG from Deinococcus sp. QL22 encodes:
- a CDS encoding S1 RNA-binding domain-containing protein; this encodes MVQLDSGAVAEGRVTRVTDFGAFIQFENGETGLVHISQIAHSFVRNIHDHVREGENVEVKVLGRDDRGRLDLSIKELLEEPEEVPRPRAIGRQSPQFEAKLRSFMRDAKERTTAGGGKKPSSTSTKRKK
- a CDS encoding septum site-determining protein MinC, which produces MKLRGTLGGLNLLLEPGDTGTDVAEALAVRAELLATSVTIEVDGDADPEALVAALSAIRAAGGMPGRVRAPRVTVPGPNGAGPNPATPTDFGPAQARTEVVPHNLRAGFRGEYRGSVVILGDVNPGVEIVAGGDVIVMGALRGVVHAGFGGHEGAIVWGRPIASPQIRIGNAVARAPEGSSLSNMRRMEGHEGAELARLQDGVIVIDAQK